From a single Nematostella vectensis chromosome 3, jaNemVect1.1, whole genome shotgun sequence genomic region:
- the LOC5512782 gene encoding signal peptidase complex catalytic subunit SEC11A translates to MDFGEMFDDVRRMNKRQLFYQVLNFAIIVSSALMIWKGLMVVTGSESPIVVVLSGSMEPAFQRGDLLFLTNYKEDPIRVGEIVVFKVEGREIPIVHRVLKVHEKENGDIKFLTKGDNNSVDDRGLYAPGQLWLAKKDVVGRARGFVPYVGMVTILMNDYPKFKYAILAALGLFVLIHRE, encoded by the exons ATGGACTTTGGAGAAATGTTCGACGATGTTCGTCGAATGAATAAACGCCAG CTTTTCTACCAAGTTCTGAACTTCGCTATCATAGTGTCCTCGGCGTTGATGATATGGAAAGGGCTGATGGTAGTTACGGGAAGTGAAAGTCCCATTGTTGTGGTGCTAAG tggTAGCATGGAACCAGCTTTTCAACGAGGAGATCTACTATTCCTCACAAATTATAAAGAAGACCCTATCAGAGTTGGTGAAATTGTTGTATTTAAAGTTGAAGGAAGAGAGATACCTATAGTTCACAGAGTATTAAAAGTCCATGAAAA GGAGAATGGAGATATCAAATTCCTGACGAAAGGAGACAATAACTCAGTAGATGATCGAGGACTGTATGCCCCAGGCCAGCTGTGGCTTGCAAAGAAAGATGTTGTTGGCCGAGCTAGAGG atttGTTCCATATGTAGGCATGGTTACGATATTGATGAATGACTATCCAAAGTTTAAG taTGCTATTCTAGCAGCATTGGGACTGTTTGTACTTATCCATCGAGAATAG
- the LOC5512781 gene encoding SWI/SNF-related matrix-associated actin-dependent regulator of chromatin subfamily E member 1-related isoform X3, producing the protein MENELLAKTSGDKVSSSENSPVPSPGKTDSGDPPKGRKRKKAHKDVNAPKAPLTGYVRFLNEHREKVRSENPDLPFHEVTRILGNMWSQLPTPQKQLFLEEAEKDKERYMKELEEYQRTDTYKMFIAKQKALKKDTDTVNGSSEQAVGDADENDLLCKTCNMYFNSPHNKREHLNGKKHQMMLNTAAAEKKEKLSTSVKDKKTDSRSASPVEAMDDDDGDVAQTDGDIPIFTEEFLNYNKVRENELRKLRKTNREFEEQNAILSKHIENMKKGIEKLEGEAEEQQREITELQKHLNKLRRILSKNLTGIQLPNGGETAESETAIDDFIVKLHQSIGENPKENMELVNKVKEIITRIDYPNCLKEVNS; encoded by the exons ATGGAGAACGAGCTACTAGCGAA GACTTCTGGTGACAAAGTTTCTTCTTCAG AGAACAGTCCAGTGCCAAGCCCAGGAAAAACAGACAGTGGAGACCCTCCTAAG GGCCGCAAGAGGAAGAAAGCCCACAAGGATGTAAATGCACCTAAAGCACCACTCACAGGCTATGTGCGCTTTTTGAATGAGCATCGCGAAAAAGTGCGAAGTGAAAACCCAGACCTGCCTTTCCATGAAGTGACCCGGATACTTGGCAATATGTGGAGTCAACTGCCTACACCGCAAAAACAG cTCTTTTTAGAAGAGGCTGAAAAAGACAAAGAGAGATATATGAAGGAGCTGGAAGAGTACCAAAGAACAGACACTTACAAAATGTTTATAGCAAAGCAAAAGGCTCTTAAAAAAG ATACTGATACTGTGAATGGGAGCTCTGAACAAGCAGTG GGTGATGCAGATGAGAATGACTTGCTATGCAAGACTTGTAACATGTACTTTAATTCGCCACACAATAAGCGTGAGCATTTGAATGGCAAGAAGCACCAGATGATGCTCAATACAGCAGCTGctgagaaaaaggaaaaactaAGCACCTCAGTGAAG GATAAGAAAACTGACAGCAGATCAGCATCACCAGTAGAGGcaatggatgatgatgatggtgacgttGCTCAAACAGATGGGGACATCCCTATTTTTACTGAAGAATTTCTCAACTACAACAAAG tACGTGAAAATGAACTTCGAAAGCTACGCAAGACAAACAGAGAGTTTGAAGAACAAAATGCGATACTCAGCAAGCACATTGAGAACATGAAAAAAGGCATTGAAAAACTTGAAGGGGAAGCAGAGGAACAGCAGAGAGAAATCACAGAGTTACAGAAACATTTGAATAAATTACGGCGCATCCTCAGTAAGAACTTGACTGGTATCCAGTTGCCAAATGGTGGCGAAACAGCAGAAAGTGAGACAGCCATTGATGATTTTATTGTTAAGTTACATCAGTCAATAGGGGAGAACCCCAAGGAAAACATGGAGCTTGTTAATAAAGTCAAAGAAATCATTACAAGGATTGACTATCCAAA CTGCTTGAAAGAAGTAAACAGCTGA
- the LOC5512781 gene encoding SWI/SNF-related matrix-associated actin-dependent regulator of chromatin subfamily E member 1-related isoform X4, whose translation MQLDMSHILYLQSFPKGRKRKKAHKDVNAPKAPLTGYVRFLNEHREKVRSENPDLPFHEVTRILGNMWSQLPTPQKQLFLEEAEKDKERYMKELEEYQRTDTYKMFIAKQKALKKDTDTVNGSSEQAVGDADENDLLCKTCNMYFNSPHNKREHLNGKKHQMMLNTAAAEKKEKLSTSVKDKKTDSRSASPVEAMDDDDGDVAQTDGDIPIFTEEFLNYNKVRENELRKLRKTNREFEEQNAILSKHIENMKKGIEKLEGEAEEQQREITELQKHLNKLRRILSKNLTGIQLPNGGETAESETAIDDFIVKLHQSIGENPKENMELVNKVKEIITRIDYPNCLKEVNS comes from the exons ATGCAATTAGATATGTCACATATCCTGTACCTGCAA TCTTTCCCCAAGGGCCGCAAGAGGAAGAAAGCCCACAAGGATGTAAATGCACCTAAAGCACCACTCACAGGCTATGTGCGCTTTTTGAATGAGCATCGCGAAAAAGTGCGAAGTGAAAACCCAGACCTGCCTTTCCATGAAGTGACCCGGATACTTGGCAATATGTGGAGTCAACTGCCTACACCGCAAAAACAG cTCTTTTTAGAAGAGGCTGAAAAAGACAAAGAGAGATATATGAAGGAGCTGGAAGAGTACCAAAGAACAGACACTTACAAAATGTTTATAGCAAAGCAAAAGGCTCTTAAAAAAG ATACTGATACTGTGAATGGGAGCTCTGAACAAGCAGTG GGTGATGCAGATGAGAATGACTTGCTATGCAAGACTTGTAACATGTACTTTAATTCGCCACACAATAAGCGTGAGCATTTGAATGGCAAGAAGCACCAGATGATGCTCAATACAGCAGCTGctgagaaaaaggaaaaactaAGCACCTCAGTGAAG GATAAGAAAACTGACAGCAGATCAGCATCACCAGTAGAGGcaatggatgatgatgatggtgacgttGCTCAAACAGATGGGGACATCCCTATTTTTACTGAAGAATTTCTCAACTACAACAAAG tACGTGAAAATGAACTTCGAAAGCTACGCAAGACAAACAGAGAGTTTGAAGAACAAAATGCGATACTCAGCAAGCACATTGAGAACATGAAAAAAGGCATTGAAAAACTTGAAGGGGAAGCAGAGGAACAGCAGAGAGAAATCACAGAGTTACAGAAACATTTGAATAAATTACGGCGCATCCTCAGTAAGAACTTGACTGGTATCCAGTTGCCAAATGGTGGCGAAACAGCAGAAAGTGAGACAGCCATTGATGATTTTATTGTTAAGTTACATCAGTCAATAGGGGAGAACCCCAAGGAAAACATGGAGCTTGTTAATAAAGTCAAAGAAATCATTACAAGGATTGACTATCCAAA CTGCTTGAAAGAAGTAAACAGCTGA
- the LOC5512781 gene encoding SWI/SNF-related matrix-associated actin-dependent regulator of chromatin subfamily E member 1-related isoform X2, with product MENELLAKTSGDKVSSSENSPVPSPGKTDSGDPPKSFPKGRKRKKAHKDVNAPKAPLTGYVRFLNEHREKVRSENPDLPFHEVTRILGNMWSQLPTPQKQLFLEEAEKDKERYMKELEEYQRTDTYKMFIAKQKALKKDTDTVNGSSEQAVGDADENDLLCKTCNMYFNSPHNKREHLNGKKHQMMLNTAAAEKKEKLSTSVKDKKTDSRSASPVEAMDDDDGDVAQTDGDIPIFTEEFLNYNKVRENELRKLRKTNREFEEQNAILSKHIENMKKGIEKLEGEAEEQQREITELQKHLNKLRRILSKNLTGIQLPNGGETAESETAIDDFIVKLHQSIGENPKENMELVNKVKEIITRIDYPNCLKEVNS from the exons ATGGAGAACGAGCTACTAGCGAA GACTTCTGGTGACAAAGTTTCTTCTTCAG AGAACAGTCCAGTGCCAAGCCCAGGAAAAACAGACAGTGGAGACCCTCCTAAG TCTTTCCCCAAGGGCCGCAAGAGGAAGAAAGCCCACAAGGATGTAAATGCACCTAAAGCACCACTCACAGGCTATGTGCGCTTTTTGAATGAGCATCGCGAAAAAGTGCGAAGTGAAAACCCAGACCTGCCTTTCCATGAAGTGACCCGGATACTTGGCAATATGTGGAGTCAACTGCCTACACCGCAAAAACAG cTCTTTTTAGAAGAGGCTGAAAAAGACAAAGAGAGATATATGAAGGAGCTGGAAGAGTACCAAAGAACAGACACTTACAAAATGTTTATAGCAAAGCAAAAGGCTCTTAAAAAAG ATACTGATACTGTGAATGGGAGCTCTGAACAAGCAGTG GGTGATGCAGATGAGAATGACTTGCTATGCAAGACTTGTAACATGTACTTTAATTCGCCACACAATAAGCGTGAGCATTTGAATGGCAAGAAGCACCAGATGATGCTCAATACAGCAGCTGctgagaaaaaggaaaaactaAGCACCTCAGTGAAG GATAAGAAAACTGACAGCAGATCAGCATCACCAGTAGAGGcaatggatgatgatgatggtgacgttGCTCAAACAGATGGGGACATCCCTATTTTTACTGAAGAATTTCTCAACTACAACAAAG tACGTGAAAATGAACTTCGAAAGCTACGCAAGACAAACAGAGAGTTTGAAGAACAAAATGCGATACTCAGCAAGCACATTGAGAACATGAAAAAAGGCATTGAAAAACTTGAAGGGGAAGCAGAGGAACAGCAGAGAGAAATCACAGAGTTACAGAAACATTTGAATAAATTACGGCGCATCCTCAGTAAGAACTTGACTGGTATCCAGTTGCCAAATGGTGGCGAAACAGCAGAAAGTGAGACAGCCATTGATGATTTTATTGTTAAGTTACATCAGTCAATAGGGGAGAACCCCAAGGAAAACATGGAGCTTGTTAATAAAGTCAAAGAAATCATTACAAGGATTGACTATCCAAA CTGCTTGAAAGAAGTAAACAGCTGA
- the LOC5512781 gene encoding SWI/SNF-related matrix-associated actin-dependent regulator of chromatin subfamily E member 1-related isoform X1, whose product MENELLAKTSGDKVSSSENSPVPSPGKTDSGDPPKSLIFHGISKSFPKGRKRKKAHKDVNAPKAPLTGYVRFLNEHREKVRSENPDLPFHEVTRILGNMWSQLPTPQKQLFLEEAEKDKERYMKELEEYQRTDTYKMFIAKQKALKKDTDTVNGSSEQAVGDADENDLLCKTCNMYFNSPHNKREHLNGKKHQMMLNTAAAEKKEKLSTSVKDKKTDSRSASPVEAMDDDDGDVAQTDGDIPIFTEEFLNYNKVRENELRKLRKTNREFEEQNAILSKHIENMKKGIEKLEGEAEEQQREITELQKHLNKLRRILSKNLTGIQLPNGGETAESETAIDDFIVKLHQSIGENPKENMELVNKVKEIITRIDYPNCLKEVNS is encoded by the exons ATGGAGAACGAGCTACTAGCGAA GACTTCTGGTGACAAAGTTTCTTCTTCAG AGAACAGTCCAGTGCCAAGCCCAGGAAAAACAGACAGTGGAGACCCTCCTAAG TCTCTAATATTTCACGGTATATCAAAGTCTTTCCCCAAGGGCCGCAAGAGGAAGAAAGCCCACAAGGATGTAAATGCACCTAAAGCACCACTCACAGGCTATGTGCGCTTTTTGAATGAGCATCGCGAAAAAGTGCGAAGTGAAAACCCAGACCTGCCTTTCCATGAAGTGACCCGGATACTTGGCAATATGTGGAGTCAACTGCCTACACCGCAAAAACAG cTCTTTTTAGAAGAGGCTGAAAAAGACAAAGAGAGATATATGAAGGAGCTGGAAGAGTACCAAAGAACAGACACTTACAAAATGTTTATAGCAAAGCAAAAGGCTCTTAAAAAAG ATACTGATACTGTGAATGGGAGCTCTGAACAAGCAGTG GGTGATGCAGATGAGAATGACTTGCTATGCAAGACTTGTAACATGTACTTTAATTCGCCACACAATAAGCGTGAGCATTTGAATGGCAAGAAGCACCAGATGATGCTCAATACAGCAGCTGctgagaaaaaggaaaaactaAGCACCTCAGTGAAG GATAAGAAAACTGACAGCAGATCAGCATCACCAGTAGAGGcaatggatgatgatgatggtgacgttGCTCAAACAGATGGGGACATCCCTATTTTTACTGAAGAATTTCTCAACTACAACAAAG tACGTGAAAATGAACTTCGAAAGCTACGCAAGACAAACAGAGAGTTTGAAGAACAAAATGCGATACTCAGCAAGCACATTGAGAACATGAAAAAAGGCATTGAAAAACTTGAAGGGGAAGCAGAGGAACAGCAGAGAGAAATCACAGAGTTACAGAAACATTTGAATAAATTACGGCGCATCCTCAGTAAGAACTTGACTGGTATCCAGTTGCCAAATGGTGGCGAAACAGCAGAAAGTGAGACAGCCATTGATGATTTTATTGTTAAGTTACATCAGTCAATAGGGGAGAACCCCAAGGAAAACATGGAGCTTGTTAATAAAGTCAAAGAAATCATTACAAGGATTGACTATCCAAA CTGCTTGAAAGAAGTAAACAGCTGA